A single window of Anopheles moucheti chromosome 2, idAnoMoucSN_F20_07, whole genome shotgun sequence DNA harbors:
- the LOC128309991 gene encoding sodium-coupled monocarboxylate transporter 1 yields MATELEDIVEHMRRFAWPDYLVFVSMLLLCILIGVYFGFVQRKPNTESEYLMGGRTMMVFPIALSLIASFISGITLLGLPTEVYSFGIQYVYVALGVTLMGFVMGFIYLPVFHKLNITSTYEYLETRFDRRLRMFGSVMFTIMNIGYLPIVIYVPALAFNQVTGVNIHVITPIVCIVCVFYTCVGGLKAVVWTDVVQTFSMFGALVLVAIKGTIDLGGSDVVFRSAWNTGRLERPNFDINPTTRHTFWSQLIGGFVYWLQTNAVSQNMIQRYLSLPSVAAGRRALWIFVFGVCLLMSLCSYCGLLIYATYQNCDPLTTKLARAKDQLLPLFVMDILRDLPGLSGLFVAGVFSAALSSLSTCLNSMSAVILEDFVKPFVHKPLSQRTINWIMRSVVVGVGALCAALVFVVEKMGTVLQLTMSLEAITNGPLLGTFTIGILIPWVESRSALTGGIFGVIFMSWLSLKAQYWVATGTIVFPHKPMSVDGCTYEFDRSMINATSTSVYTTDDIFPLFRVSYMWYTFLGAAVTILVSLLCSVLIFGRNDPKTVSPDLMAGFVRRYIHGPDATQTDRGASNTCGKNGKTLHESAL; encoded by the exons ATGGCAACGGAGCTGGAGGATATTGTCGAGCATATGAGGCGGTTCGCCTGGCCGGACTACCTGGTGTTCGTGTCTATGCTCCTGTTGTGCATACTGATAGGAGTGTATTTCGGCTTTGTACAACGGAAACCGAACACGGAGTCCGAATATCTTATGGGCGGTCGGACGATGATGGTGTTTCCGATTGCTCTGTCCCTTATCGCTAG CTTCATCTCCGGCATTACCTTGCTCGGTCTACCGACGGAAGTGTATTCCTTCGGCATTCAGTACGTGTATGTGGCGCTTGGAGTGACCCTGATGGGGTTTGTGATGGGTTTCATCTACCTGCCCGTATTTCACAAGCTTAACATCACTTCAACCTACGAG TATCTAGAGACACGGTTTGACCGTCGACTACGAATGTTCGGTTCGGTTATGTTTACCATCATGAAT ATTGGCTATCTTCCTATCGTCATTTATGTGCCGGCGTTAGCTTTTAATcaag TAACTGGAGTAAATATTCACGTCATAACACCTATCGTCTGTATTGTCTGCGTGTTTTACACCTGCGTG GGAGGCCTTAAAGCCGTCGTGTGGACCGATGTGGTGCAAACGTTCTCCATGTTCGGCGCATTGGTTCTGGTAGCGATAAAGGGTACGATCGATCTGGGAGGATCAGATGTTGTGTTTCGAAGCGCGTGGAATACGGGACGATTGGAAAGGCCCAA CTTTGATATAAATCCAACCACACGACACACGTTCTGGTCACAGCTGATCGGTGGATTCGTGTACTGGCTGCAAACGAATGCCGTCAGTCAGAATATGATCCAACGATACTTATCTCTTCCGTCGGTTGCCGCTGGACGACGGGCGCTATGGATCTTCGTATTCGGCGTCTGCCTGCTTATGTCACTGTGCAGTTACTGTGGACTATTGATTTACGCCACATATCAAAACTGTGATCCTCTTACTACTAAG CTCGCTCGGGCCAAGGATCAACTGTTGCCCCTGTTTGTGATGGACATTCTCAGGGATCTTCCCGGTCTGtcgggtttgtttgttgccggAGTGTTCAGTGCAGCGCTCAGTTCTCTTTCCACCTGTCTCAACTCAATGTCGGCCGTGATTTTGGAAGACTTTGTCAAACCGTTCGTACACAAACCACTGTCCCAGCGTACGATCAACTGGATCATGCGTTCGGTTGTCGTGGGCGTTGGTGCACTCTGTGCCGCGCTCGTGTTTGTCGTCGAAAagatgggtacggtactgcaGCTGACGATGAGCTTGGAAGCGATCACCAATGGGCCACTGCTGGGAACGTTTACCATCGGTATTCTTATCCCGTGGGTCGAATCCAGG AGCGCTCTTACCGGTGGCATTTTCGGGGTAATATTTATGTCCTGGTTGAGCTTGAAGGCACAGTATTGGGTGGCGACCGGTACGATAGTGTTCCCACACAAACCGATGTCGGTCGATGGTTGCACGTACGAGTTCGACCGTTCCATGATAAACGCCACTAGCACGAGCGTGTACACAACTGA CGATATTTTCCCACTGTTTCGCGTGTCGTACATGTGGTATACATTCCTCGGGGCGGCTGTTACCATTCTGGTTTCGTTGCTTTGCTCTGTTTTGATCTTTGGACGTAACGATCCGAAAACGGTTTCGCCCGACCTGATGGCTGGGTTTGTGCGTCGCTACATCCATGGACCGGATGCTACGCAGACCGATCGAGGTGCATCAAACACATGTggcaaaaatggcaaaacgTTACACGAATCTGCATTGTAA
- the LOC128298764 gene encoding exonuclease 3'-5' domain-containing protein 2 yields MLTQREKTVVSTAVIAAVGVGVLFVLSRYRRGIMSRLRALNQRDPLRGQQVHIINTTDDCRLIVEKLQRHCKEYNVLGFDCEWVSYQGKRRPVALLQLASHRGLCALIRLSMINRIPQELYDLLNDDNIIKVGVSPYEDARVLREDYRLKVESTLDLRYLAERTGLEPLGIARLANEVLGITLDKHWKIRCSDWETPELSERQVKYAASDAHVAVEMFKKLSYKLVPHYPWTSRKVVLEQVLEEMNCFMDQPHNNRRSKPGGSSKAKKLLQAQNNQKTNKRYHSTRSKPLYHNCLMQAPDGELLCTCDRRKAEWYVQRELGDLMSENPYTVRLRFEPAGRAADEAGKYYLQAKENICVVCGAKSSFNRKNIVPRDYRKHFPVVMKEHVSHDVLLLCADCHQRSSLYDERLRQELAELCNAPLAGQKNGSKEIRIESMAEIRKAARALLNSAAKIPPERKQVLEQRLLSLLNSLGSEATAETGPSNTLTGPQITELTHTLLEEYSNIDVSVRNELYCAHGERVVEHFKKTPGGLIQLERRWRENFLDTMHPKHLPQLWSVDHNYKRLEIRAVTGRINVEDLAIAGISLNSSPSTSSTYSSRSYSFTNNSHTNGSRTNSGIGTTDNPATSTRFYSNEQSQSTNGDTGTITGGSPYTTQYKSIVQPRPDARWAMGTDDTTTGDPTQFKTIHNQSTLPHYNDQGALGPVDSEPATERDFASLQLTYDSDDSNSTLSQPSSTLLNSNGVFPDEDDEDVEDGLNNGGQEDEEVDERSLNAVDSLVTDSSSSSNTAWPIRRNQMD; encoded by the exons ATGTTGACCCAGCGAGAGAAAACCGTTGTTTCTACTGCCGTCATAGCAGCCGTAGGTGTCGGTGTACTGTTCGTACTATCACGCTACCGCCGTGGCATTATGAGTCGGCTGAGGGCACTGAACCAACGGGATCCGCTCCGTGGACAGCAGGTGCACATCATCAACACGACCGATGACTGTCGCCTGATTGTGGAGAAGCTACAAAG GCACTGCAAGGAGTACAATGTGCTAGGATTCGATTGCGAATGGGTCAGCTATCAGGGAAAGAGACGACCGGTAGCGCTGCTACAGCTTGCCTCGCATCGTGGCCTCTGCGCCCTGATACGGCTGTCCATGATCAACAGGATACCGCAGGAGTTATACGATCTTCTAAATGACGACAATATTATCAAGGTAGGGGTGTCTCCGTACGAAGATGCGCGCGTACTGCGGGAAGACTACCGGCTGAAGGTGGAAAGTACGCTCGATTTGCGATACTTggcagaacggaccgggctgGAGCCACTAGGAATAGCGCGACTGGCTAACGAGGTGCTAGGAATAACACTGGACAAACACTGGAAAATCCGGTGCTCCGATTGGGAGACACCGGAGCTGTCCGAAAGGCAAGTTAAGTACGCTGCCAGCGATGCCCATGTGGCGGTGGAGATGTTCAAAAAACTATCGTACAAACTAGTCCCACA CTATCCATGGACAAGCCGAAAGGTAGTGCTGGAACAGGTACTGGAGGAAATGAATTGCTTCATGGACCAACCGCACAACAATCGCAGATCAAAGCCGGGCGGAAGCTCCAAAGCGAAGAAGTTACTTCAAGCCCAAAA TAATCagaaaacgaacaaacgatACCACTCAACGCGCTCGAAGCCACTGTACCACAACTGCTTGATGCAGGCTCCTGACGGTGAGCTTCTGTGCACGTGTGATCGACGAAAGGCGGAGTGGTACGTCCAACGCGAGCTGGGCGATCTTATGAGCGAAAATCCGTACACGGTGCGGTTGCGATTTGAGCCGGCTGGTCGGGCAGCGGATGAGGCCGGGAAATACTATCtgcaagcgaaagaaaacatatGTGTGGTGTGTGGGGCAAAATCAAGCTTCAATCGCAAGAACATTGTACCGCGAGACTATCGTAAACATTTTCCAG ttgtaatgaAAGAGCACGTTTCACACGATGTGCTGCTCTTGTGTGCGGACTGTCACCAGCGAAGCAGCCTTTACGACGAAAGACTGCGCCAGGAGTTAGCCGAGCTGTGCAATGCACCTTTGGCGGGTCAAAAGAATGGTTCTAAAGAGATTCGCATTGAGTCAATGGCGGAGATTCGGAAGGCAGCACGTGCTCTGTTGAACAGTGCCGCAAAAATTCCTCCAGAACGGAAACAGGTGCTCGAGCAGCGACTACTATCGTTGCTGAACAGTTTGGGATCTGAGGCTACGGCAGAAACGGGTCCGTCCAACACGCTGACCGGACCACAAATCACGGAGCTCACACATACCTTGCTGGAAGAGTACAGTAACATTGATGTATCGGTTCGCAACGAGCTTTATTGTGCGCACGGCGAGCGTGTGGTTGAGCACTTCAAGAAGACTCCGGGAGGATTGATACAACTGGAGCGCAGATGGCGGGAAAATTTCCTCGACACAATGCATCCAAAGCATTTGCCACAGCTTTGGTCGGTGGATCACAACTACAAACG ACTTGAAATCCGTGCTGTCACAGGGAGAATCAATGTTGAGGATCTCGCGATTGCGGGCATCAGCCTCAACTCGTCACCTTCGACCTCGTCGACGTATTCGAGCCGATCGTACAGCTTCACGAACAACTCACACACCAACGGGAGCCGTACGAACAGTGGCATCGGTACCACAGATAATCCTGCAACATCGACACGATTTTACTCGAATGAACAATCGCAAAGCACTAACGGAGACACCGGCACTATAACGGGCGGTTCACCCTATACAACACAGTACAAATCGATTGTTCAGCCACGTCCCGATGCACGATGGGCAATGGGAACCGATGACACAACGACCGGCGATCCGACACAGTTTAAAACGATCCACAACCAATCAACGCTTCCGCACTATAACGATCAAGGCGCATTGGGACCGGTAGACAGCGAACCGGCAACGGAGCGTGATTTTGCATCGCTTCAACTCACTTACGATAGTGACGATTCTAACTCGACCCTTTCGCAACCGTCGTCTACGCTGCTCAACTCCAACGGTGTGTTCCCGGACGAGGATGACGAGGATGTGGAGGATGGCTTGAACAACGGTGGCCAAGAGGACGAAGAAGTTGATGAGCGTAGTTTGAATGCGGTTGACAGTCTGGTTACCGATAGTTCTTCCTCGtccaatacggcctggccaaTCCGCAGAAACCAGATGGATTGA
- the LOC128299166 gene encoding uncharacterized protein LOC128299166, with product MITPLTVPEYVREALNSVAQTLGFTGNQHSVDYDFRTSENNRSVVSIFYRVTFREEPREVTVLCKVPPTDADDTMLAMFEREVFVYGKLLPAFAQFQRSKREGTPDASVVEEELVSFGPLCYHAHCDAKKGEGIIILEDVQRRGFTNRHKFEPMDYDHARLAMMQLGRFHALSLALKKQQPELFEQYRYMGDVTGERVLAMEGFEQAMEQAFESAAATLNPGDVGRREKLARLRGSFAEELQSINDTALSEPFCVVCHGDFAGDNMMFSYNGGFPNRMVLLDWQLAKYGSPALDFVHTVFLSTDESFRRNHYDNMLQTYHNALMSHLERLGDDSATEWFPLTVVMRLVKLQARQALVLGMLHIPLTVASEEATVIAEDKTDETREDSSSVQISDTSDAKYQTRMAGLLKDVFRLGFL from the exons ATGATAACTCCTTTAACCGTTCCCGAATACGTGCGAGAAGCGCTAAACAGCGTGGCACAAACGTTGGGCTTTACCGGCAACCAACATTCGGTGGATTATGATTTTCGTACCAGCGAAAACAATCGTTCGGTGGTGTCCATTTTCTACCGGGTGACATTTCGTGAAGAACCACGTGAAGTTACCGTGCTGTGTAAAGTGCCGCCAACCGATGCTGACGACACCATGTTGGCAATGTTTGAGCGTGAAGTGTTCGTTTATGGGAAGCTTTTGCCCGCTTTTGCACAGTTTCAGCGTTCCAAACGGGAAGGAACGCCCGATGCATCGGTTGTCGAGGAGGAGTTGGTATCCTTTGGACCGCTGTGCTATCATGCACATTGTGACGCTAAAAAGGGTGAAGGAATTATCATACTAGAAGACGTCCAAAGGCGTGGATTTACCAACCGGCACAAATTTGAACCCATGGACTATGATCATGCCCGTCTGGCGATGATGCAGTTGGGGCGATTCCATGCACTTTCTCTAGCGCTGAAGAAGCAACAGCCGGAACTGTTTGAACAGTATCGCTACATGGGTGACGTTACCGGCGAGCGTGTGCTAGCGATGGAAGGGTTCGAGCAAGCAATGGAACAAGCATTCGAGAGTGCTGCCGCCACGCTGAATCCGGGTGATGTGGGAAGACGCGAAAAATTGGCACGTCTTCGTGGGTCGTTCGCCGAGGAACTGCAGAGCATCAATGACACCGCTCTGTCGGAACCGTTCTGCGTTGTTTGTCACGGAGATTTTGCGGGCGATAATATGATGTTTTCCTACAAT GGTGGATTTCCTAACCGAATGGTGCTGCTCGATTGGCAGCTGGCCAAGTATGGATCTCCGGCACTGGATTTTGTTCACACCGTCTTTCTGTCGACGGATGAATCGTTTCGTCGCAATCACTACGACAACATGCTGCAGACTTACCATAATGCGTTAATGAGTCATCTTGAACGACTGGGTGATGATAGTGCAACGGAATGGTTTCCACTGACAGTGGTAATGCGACTGGTCAAACTTCAAGCCCGACAAGCTTTGGTGCTCGGTATGCTTCACATCCCACTAACAGTTGCCAGCGAGGAAGCTACGGTTATAGCAGAAGATAAAACCGACGAAACTCGCGAAGATTCCAGCTCGGTGCAGATTAGTGATACGAGTGACGCAAAGTATCAGACACGCATGGCCGGTCTGTTGAAGGATGTGTTCCGATTGGGTTTTCTTTGA